The following proteins are co-located in the Acanthochromis polyacanthus isolate Apoly-LR-REF ecotype Palm Island chromosome 7, KAUST_Apoly_ChrSc, whole genome shotgun sequence genome:
- the LOC110958940 gene encoding TBC1 domain family member 10A-like, with protein sequence MAKIENGRQSADTGSIRTISSSHVDDESSLGSDSEINGFTSDRQTDKYGFIGGAQQYSEESAQDVPPEVLRQREVKWLDMLSHWDKWMIKRFNKVRLRCQKGIPPALRGRAWLYLSGGKVKKEQNQGKFQELDSQPGDPKWVDVIEKDLHRQFPFHEMFVSRGGHGQQDLFRVLKAYTLYRPEEGYCQAQAPIAAVLLMHMPAEDAFWGLVQICEKYLPGYYSPGLEAIQLDGEILFALLRRVSPLAFRHLEKHKIDPILYMTEWFMCAFSRTLPWASVLRVWDMFLCDGVKIIFRVGLVLLKCMLGTREKLKACQGQYETMELLRAIEPRYMQEGFLVREILEVPVTARDVERVHHSQLKRWKKNRGELNFKPPPRMHGARLIMLAEPPRHQDLQQNPTIVLEASQPASQLKKGKEEKKSKKKKSVKKPQPVKEIPNPYPLPNDPPPSDPPAPPSDSTSSTQELKPQTETDSLHQQTEPPTDLPPAKESALQRSTQSLSSTEQDTYL encoded by the exons ATGGCCAAAATAGAGAACGGCCGTCAATCGGCGGACACCGGGAGTATCAGGACCATCAGCAGCAGTCACGTTGACGATGAAAGCTCTTTGGGATCCGACTCGGAGATCAACGGCTTCACCAGCGACAGGCAAACCGATAAATATGGATTTATTGGCGGGGCGCAGCAGTACTCGGAGGAGTC AGCTCAGGATGTGCCTCCAGAGGTGCTCAGGCAAAGGGAGGTGAAGTGGCTGGACATGCTCAGCCACTGGGACAAGTGGATGATCAAGAGATTTAATAAG GTGAGGCTGCGATGCCAGAAAGGAATTCCTCCTGCCCTCCGAGGCCGCGCATGGCTCTACCTGTCAGGGGGGAAGGTGAAGAAAGAGCAGAACCAAGGAAAGTTTCAG GAGCTGGATAGCCAGCCAGGAGACCCCAAATGGGTTGATGTGATTGAGAAAGACCTCCATCGACAGTTTCCGTTTCATGAGATGTTTGTGTCACGGGGAGGACATGG GCAGCAAGACCTGTTCCGTGTTCTTAAGGCCTACACTCTCTACAGACCAGAGGAGGGGTACTGCCAGGCCCAGGCTCCCATTGCTGCTGTGCTGCTCATGCACATGCCTGCTGAG GATGCTTTCTGGGGACTGGTCCAAATCTGTGAGAAGTATCTTCCTGGCTACTACAGTCCTGGCCTG GAAGCTATACAGTTAGATGGAGAGATCCTGTTTGCTCTGCTGCGACGCGTCTCCCCGCTGGCCTTCCGGCATCTGGAGAAACACAAGATTGACCCCATCCTCTACATGACTGAGTGGTTTATGTGTGCCTTCTCCAGAACCCTGCCCTGGGCGTCCGTGCTGCGTGTCTGGGACATGTTCCTCTGTGACG GAGTGAAGATAATCTTTCGTGTAGGTTTGGTGCTTCTCAAGTGCATGCTGGGGACTCGGGAGAAGCTGAAGGCCTGCCAGGGTCAGTATGAGACCATGGAGCTGCTCAGGGCCATAGAACCTCGATACATGCAGGAGGGCTTCCTTGTCCGAGAG ATCCTTGAGGTGCCGGTGACGGCACGAGACGTGGAAAGAGTGCATCACAGCCAGCTCAAGCGCTGGAAGAAGAACCGCGGAGAGCTGAATTTCAAGCCGCCTCCCAGGATGCATGGCGCTCGGCTCATCATGCTGGCCGAGCCCCCCAGACACCAGGACCTGCAGCAGAACCCAACTATCGTACTTGAGGCGTCTCAGCCTGCCTCGCAGCTGAAGAAGGgcaaggaggagaagaagagcaagaagaagaagagcgtGAAGAAACCGCAGCCTGTCAAGGAGatccctaacccttaccctctTCCTAATGACCCTCCACCCTCAGATCCACCTGCCCCGCCTTCAGACAGCACCAGCTCGACACAGGAGCTCAAACCACAAACTGAAACAGACTCACTTCACCAGCAGACAGAGCCTCCTACAGACCTTCCCCCTGCCAAAGAATCTGCTCTTCAGCGATCCACACAAAGCCTTAGCAGCACAGAGCAGGACACATACCTGTAG
- the sf3a1 gene encoding splicing factor 3A subunit 1, protein MPPGPVQIVQPEPNNKNDAPPEETPATKPIVGIIYPPPEVRNIVDKTASFVARNGPEFEARIRQNEINNPKFNFLNPNDPYHAYYRHKVNEFKEGKAQEPSAAVPKVMQQQAMQQSQQLPQKVQSQVIQETVVPKEPPPEFEFIADPPSISAFDLDVVKLTAQFVARNGRQFLTQLMQKEQRNYQFDFLRPQHSLFNYFTKLVEQYTKILIPPKGLLTKLKKEAENPKEVMDQVRYRVEWAKFQERERKKEEEEREKERVAYAQIDWHDFVVVETVDFQPNEQGHFPPPTTPEELGARILIQERYEKYGESEEVEMEVESEDEEDERENRGEGQPSQPDQDTQVQDMDEGSDDDDDGMKAPLPPDNPMPPPLPPTPDQVIIRKDYDPKASRPQPSVAAPDEYLISPITGEKIPASKMQEHMRIGLLDPRWLEQRDRSIRERQTEDEVYAPGLDIESSLKQLAERRTDIFGVEETAIGKKIGEEEIQKPEEKVTWDGHSGSMARTQQAAQANITLQEQIEAIHKAKGLVGEDDTKEKIGPSKPSEIHHQPPIPSSAPSLPKPSPPVTTLPRPPSAVAPPVRTTLLSAVPVIPRPPVAPVVRLAPGQVITQMPPMIPAPRINVVPMPPAAPHIMAPRPPPMVVPAAFVPAPPVPQPPSSAPAPPSHPPPPHEDEPVSKKMKTEDNLIPEEEFLRRNKGPVAVKVQVPNMQDKTEWKLNGQVLNFTVPLTDQVSVIKVKIHEATGMPAGKQKLQYEGIFIKDSNSLAYYNMSNGSIIHLALKERGGRKK, encoded by the exons ATGCCGCCTGGGCCTGTTCAGATAGTTCAGCCGGAGCCCAACAACAAG AATGATGCACCGCCAGAAGAGACCCCAGCTACTAAACCCATTGTTGGGATCATATATCCACCTCCAGAAGTCCGAAACATCGTTGATAAGACTGCCAGCTTTGTTGCCAG GAACGGGCCTGAGTTTGAAGCAAGAATCCGGCAGAATGAGAtcaacaatccaaagtttaaTTTTCTTAACCCCAATGACCCCTACCATGCCTATTACCGCCACAAAGTCAATGAATTTAAGGAGGGGAAAGCACAAGAGCCATCTGCCGCTGTGCCTAAGGTTATGCAGCAGCAGGCTATGCAGCAATCCCAGCAACTTCCTCAAAAA GTGCAGTCACAGGTGATTCAGGAGACAGTGGTGCCCAAAGAGCCACCACCCGAGTTCGAATTCATCGCAGATCCTCCATCAATCTCAGCATTTGATTTGGATGTTGTCAAGCTCACTGCCCAGTTTGTTGCTCGCAATGGCCGCCAGTTTCTCACTCAGCTCATGCAGAAAGAACAGAGGAACTACCAGTTTGACTTCTTGCGACCACAGCACAGCCTTTTCAACTACTTCACCAAACTGGTTGAGCAGTACACTAAG ATTCTGATCCCTCCTAAAGGCTTACTGACCAAGCTCAAGAAAGAGGCTGAGAACCCTAAAGAGGTTATGGACCAG GTGAGGTATCGTGTTGAGTGGGCAAAGTTCCAGGAGCGTGAGagaaagaaggaggaggaggaaagagagaaagaacgAGTGGCATATGCTCAAATCGACTGGCATGACTTTGTAGTGGTTGAGACGGTTGATTTCCAGCCTAATGAACAAG GCCACTTCCCTCCACCTACCACACCAGAGGAGCTCGGTGCTCGCATCCTGATCCAAGAGCGCTACGAGAAGTATGGAGAGAGTGAAGAGGTGGAGATGGAGGTTGAGAGTGAGGACGAAGAGGATGAGCGGGAGAATCGTGGTGAAGGTCAGCCTTCACAGCCTGATCAAGACACACAAGTGCAGGATATGGACGAG ggatctgatgatgatgacgatggcATGAAGGCTCCACTGCCACCAGACAACCCCATGCCACCCCCGCTGCCCCCAACTCCAGACCAGGTTATTATTCGCAAAGACTACGATCCCAAAG CTTCCAGGCCTCAGCCGTCAGTTGCCGCTCCAGATGAGTACCTCATCTCTCCAATTACTGGTGAGAAGATTCCAGCCAGTAAGATGCAAGAGCACATGCGTATTGGTCTGCTGGATCCACGCTGGTTGGAGCAAAGAGACCGCAGCATCAGAGAGAGGCAAACAGAGGATGAAGTCTATGCTCCTGGTTTGGATATCGAGAGCAGCTTGAAACAACTGGCTGAGAGGCGTACTGATATCTTTGGTGTGGAAGAGACAGCCATCGGTAAGAAGATCGGTGAAGAAGAAATCCAGAAGCCAGAGGAGAAG GTTACCTGGGATGGCCACTCTGGGAGCATGGCTCGCACACAGCAAGCAGCTCAGGCCAACATCACCCTGCAAGAGCAGATCGAAGCCATTCACAAGGCCAAAGGGCTGGTGGGAGAGGATGACACCAAGGAGAAAATTGGCCCAAGCAAGCCAAGTGAAATTCATCACCAGCCTCCCATCCCCTCCTCTGCACCCAGTTTGCCTAAACCTAGTCCTCCTGTCACGACATTGCCTCGTCCGCCCTCCGCT GTGGCACCTCCAGTGCGCACCACTCTCCTGTCGGCTGTACCTGTAATTCCAAGGCCGCCTGTAGCTCCTGTGGTGCGCCTTGCACCAGGGCAAGTTATAACACAAATGCCTCCCATGATTCCTGCCCCCCGCATCAACGTGGTTCCCATGCCACCAGCAGCACCTCACATCATGGCCCCCAGACCCCCTCCCATGGTTGTTCCAGCTG CCTTTGTCCCTGCTCCTCCAGTACCACAGCCACCAAGTTCTGCTCCAGCACCACCTTCCCACCCACCACCACCTCATGAGGATGAGCCAGTCAGCAAGAAGATGAAGACGGAGGACAACCTCATTCCAGAGGAGGAGTTCCTTCGAAGAAACAAG gGTCCGGTTGCAGTTAAAGTACAGGTTCCCAACATGCAGGACAAGACCGAATGGAAGCTGAATGGCCAAGTGCTGAATTTCACCGTCCCCCTCACAGACCAG GTGTCTGTTATTAAAGTCAAGATCCACGAAGCTACAGGCATGCCAGCAGGAAAACAGAAGTTACAGTATGAG GGCATTTTCATCAAGGATTCCAATTCCCTGGCTTATTACAACATGAGCAATGGCTCAATCATTCATCTGGCTCTGAAGGAGAGAGGTGGAAGAAAGAAGTGA
- the ccdc157 gene encoding coiled-coil domain-containing protein 157 isoform X3 → MSQFLGRQDCIDSLRKDLVDLQGAILDVFSRTGPVRFSSWKFPDKLSCSLDMVALLEQYDFVDGEDAFSQHSHIVLLELVIDR, encoded by the coding sequence ATGAGTCAGTTCTTGGGTCGGCAGGACTGTATCGACAGCCTCCGAAAGGACCTGGTGGACCTTCAAGGTGCGATTCTGGACGTGTTTTCTAGAACCGGACCGGTCCGCTTTTCCTCCTGGAAGTTCCCAGACAAACTCTCCTGCAGTCTGGATATGGTGGCTTTGCTGGAGCAGTATGACTTTGTGGATGGGGAGGATGCATTCAGTCAGCACTCCCACATTGTTTTATTGGAGCTGGTGATTGACAGGTAA